A genomic window from Chanodichthys erythropterus isolate Z2021 chromosome 1, ASM2448905v1, whole genome shotgun sequence includes:
- the LOC137027352 gene encoding neuronal acetylcholine receptor subunit alpha-9-II isoform X2, which translates to MERIWVEMLFFSALLLAEVAHCAQGRYAHKLLNDLMENYSTALRPVDDTDKTLNVTLQVTLSQIKDMDERNQVLIAYLWIRQTWHDAYLKWNKEEYDGLEVIRIPSSLVWRPDLVLYNKADDDFSGPVDTNVVLRYNGEITWDAPAITKSSCVVDVSYFPFDSQQCNLTFGSWTYNGNQVDISMGMESGDLSDFVENVEWECHGMPATKNVIMYGCCSDPYPDITYTVLLQRRSSFYIFNLLLPCFLISFLAPLGFYLPADSGEKVSLGVTVLLALTVFQMMVAESMPPSESVPLIGKYYVATMTMITASTSLTIFIMNIHFCGAEAKPVPYWAKVLIIDYMSKIFFVYEVGESCASPFGQSEDSEPFLRNHKQNLKKKLKGAPPPCCPDDDKSAAFHLTFDRCVYCSCRGNGGILGCDPKLVWNVEYIANCFREQKATCLKVAEWKKIAKVMDRFFMWIFFIMVFLMSILIIGKAP; encoded by the exons ATGGAGAGGATCTGGGTGGAGATGCTGTTCTTTTCTGCGTTGTTGCTCGCTGAAG TTGCTCATTGTGCTCAGGGTCGATACGCACACAAACTCCTGAATGATCTGATGGAGAATTACTCCACTGCTCTGCGACCGGTGGACGACACCGACAAAACCCTCAACGTCACGCTGCAGGTCACGCTGTCTCAGATCAAAGACATG GACGAGAGGAACCAGGTGTTAATTGCGTATCTGTGGATCAGACAGACGTGGCATGACGCCTACCTGAAGTGGAATAAAGAGGAGTATGACGGTCTGGAGGTGATTCGCATTCCCAGCAGCCTCGTGTGGAGACCAGACCTGGTGCTGTATAACAA GGCGGATGATGATTTCTCCGGGCCGGTGGACACTAATGTGGTATTGCGGTATAATGGTGAGATCACGTGGGACGCTCCGGCCATCACTAAGAGCTCCTGTGTGGTGGATGTATCCTACTTTCCCTTCGACAGCCAGCAGTGCAACCTTACCTTCGGCTCATGGACCTACAATGGAAACCAG GTGGACATCAGCATGGGGATGGAGAGCGGCGACCTCTCGGACTTCGTGGAGAATGTGGAGTGGGAATGTCACGGAATGCCGGCCACTAAGAACGTGATCATGTACGGCTGCTGCTCGGATCCGTATCCCGACATCACCTACACGGTTCTGCTGCAGAGGCGGAGCTCGTTCTACATCTTTAACCTGCTGCTGCCCTGTTTCCTCATCTCCTTCCTGGCACCTCTGGGCTTCTACCTGCCTGCCGACTCGGGCGAGAAGGTTTCGCTGGGCGTGACCGTTCTGCTGGCGCTCACTGTGTTTCAGATGATGGTGGCGGAGAGCATGCCTCCCTCCGAGAGCGTTCCTCTGATCG GTAAGTACTACGTAGCGACGATGACTATGATCACAGCGTCCACTTCTCTGACCATCTTCATCATGAACATTCATTTCTGTGGAGCGGAGGCCAAACCGGTGCCGTACTGGGCCAAAGTTCTCATCATCGACTACATGTCCAAGATCTTCTTCGTCTACGAGGTCGGAGAGAGCTGCGCGTCACCGTTCGGACAGTCGGAGGATTCCGAGCCCTTCCTTCGGAACCACAAACAGAACCTCAAGAAGAAGCTCAAAGGAGCTCCGCCCCCCTGTTGCCCTGATGATGACAAATCGGCTGCCTTCCATCTGACCTTTGACCGCTGTGTTTATTGCAGTTGTCGTGGCAACGGTGGAATTCTCGGGTGCGACCCGAAGCTGGTCTGGAATGTCGAATATATCGCAAACTGCTTCCGCGAGCAGAAGGCGACGTGCCTGAAAGTGGCCGAATGGAAGAAGATCGCCAAGGTGATGGACCGATTCTTCATGTGGATATTTTTCATCATGGTCTTCCTCATGAGTATCCTCATTATCGGTAAAGCACCTTGA
- the LOC137027352 gene encoding neuronal acetylcholine receptor subunit alpha-9-II isoform X1 yields the protein MENYSTALRPVDDTDKTLNVTLQVTLSQIKDMDERNQVLIAYLWIRQTWHDAYLKWNKEEYDGLEVIRIPSSLVWRPDLVLYNKADDDFSGPVDTNVVLRYNGEITWDAPAITKSSCVVDVSYFPFDSQQCNLTFGSWTYNGNQVDISMGMESGDLSDFVENVEWECHGMPATKNVIMYGCCSDPYPDITYTVLLQRRSSFYIFNLLLPCFLISFLAPLGFYLPADSGEKVSLGVTVLLALTVFQMMVAESMPPSESVPLIGKYYVATMTMITASTSLTIFIMNIHFCGAEAKPVPYWAKVLIIDYMSKIFFVYEVGESCASPFGQSEDSEPFLRNHKQNLKKKLKGAPPPCCPDDDKSAAFHLTFDRCVYCSCRGNGGILGCDPKLVWNVEYIANCFREQKATCLKVAEWKKIAKVMDRFFMWIFFIMVFLMSILIIGKAP from the exons ATGGAGAATTACTCCACTGCTCTGCGACCGGTGGACGACACCGACAAAACCCTCAACGTCACGCTGCAGGTCACGCTGTCTCAGATCAAAGACATG GACGAGAGGAACCAGGTGTTAATTGCGTATCTGTGGATCAGACAGACGTGGCATGACGCCTACCTGAAGTGGAATAAAGAGGAGTATGACGGTCTGGAGGTGATTCGCATTCCCAGCAGCCTCGTGTGGAGACCAGACCTGGTGCTGTATAACAA GGCGGATGATGATTTCTCCGGGCCGGTGGACACTAATGTGGTATTGCGGTATAATGGTGAGATCACGTGGGACGCTCCGGCCATCACTAAGAGCTCCTGTGTGGTGGATGTATCCTACTTTCCCTTCGACAGCCAGCAGTGCAACCTTACCTTCGGCTCATGGACCTACAATGGAAACCAG GTGGACATCAGCATGGGGATGGAGAGCGGCGACCTCTCGGACTTCGTGGAGAATGTGGAGTGGGAATGTCACGGAATGCCGGCCACTAAGAACGTGATCATGTACGGCTGCTGCTCGGATCCGTATCCCGACATCACCTACACGGTTCTGCTGCAGAGGCGGAGCTCGTTCTACATCTTTAACCTGCTGCTGCCCTGTTTCCTCATCTCCTTCCTGGCACCTCTGGGCTTCTACCTGCCTGCCGACTCGGGCGAGAAGGTTTCGCTGGGCGTGACCGTTCTGCTGGCGCTCACTGTGTTTCAGATGATGGTGGCGGAGAGCATGCCTCCCTCCGAGAGCGTTCCTCTGATCG GTAAGTACTACGTAGCGACGATGACTATGATCACAGCGTCCACTTCTCTGACCATCTTCATCATGAACATTCATTTCTGTGGAGCGGAGGCCAAACCGGTGCCGTACTGGGCCAAAGTTCTCATCATCGACTACATGTCCAAGATCTTCTTCGTCTACGAGGTCGGAGAGAGCTGCGCGTCACCGTTCGGACAGTCGGAGGATTCCGAGCCCTTCCTTCGGAACCACAAACAGAACCTCAAGAAGAAGCTCAAAGGAGCTCCGCCCCCCTGTTGCCCTGATGATGACAAATCGGCTGCCTTCCATCTGACCTTTGACCGCTGTGTTTATTGCAGTTGTCGTGGCAACGGTGGAATTCTCGGGTGCGACCCGAAGCTGGTCTGGAATGTCGAATATATCGCAAACTGCTTCCGCGAGCAGAAGGCGACGTGCCTGAAAGTGGCCGAATGGAAGAAGATCGCCAAGGTGATGGACCGATTCTTCATGTGGATATTTTTCATCATGGTCTTCCTCATGAGTATCCTCATTATCGGTAAAGCACCTTGA